In Calonectris borealis chromosome Z, bCalBor7.hap1.2, whole genome shotgun sequence, a single genomic region encodes these proteins:
- the LOC142075384 gene encoding uncharacterized protein LOC142075384 isoform X1: MLLRSGRKMPYKVSLRGRRSVQGQCLLRTVKTASGKSVFNFQETLKCYILTEDSKTVHFDIDEDGRHEISTKDSQSHEDIAWLSVFTRNESAVTDSKNLVILTQRSKLNEFVLLCKGKKQLSLKVLKACCSKPDYPLVERCNTKTCSHEDPDFKQLSEDNNFFIMHYQGDSVQFQCYEDKSYYLCVNDDSLDIRKPENKGHNEDKNFYFRVSYLQEK, encoded by the exons ATGCTGCTCCGCTCAGGCCGCAAAATGCCGTACAAAGTGTCTCTCCGTGGAAGGCGGTCTGTTCAGGGGCAGTGTCTGCTGAGAACCGTGAAGACGGCTTCTGGAAAGTCAG TGTTTAATTTTCAAGAAACACTGAAATGCTATATACTGACTGAAGATTCAAAAACAGTGCATTTTGACATAGATGAAGATGGTCGTCATGAAATATCAACCAAGGATTCACAATCCCATGAAG ATATTGCGTGGTTAAGCGTGTTCACAAGGAATGAATCAGCAGTTACTG ATTCTAAAAATTTGGTGATCCTCACACAGAGATCAAAGCTTAATGAATTTGTCCTATTGTGCAAGGGTAAGAAGCAGCTCTCTCTGAAG GTCTTAAAAGCATGCTGTTCAAAGCCAGATTATCCTTTAGTGGAAAGATGCAACACGAAAACATGCAGCCATGAAGATCCTGACTTCAAACAG CTGAGTGAAGATAATAACTTTTTCATCATGCATTACCAAGGAGATTCAGTGCAGTTCCAATGCTACGAAGATAAAAGTTACTACCTGTGTGTGAATGACGACTCACTTGATATTCGCAAGCCGGAAAACAAGGGACACAACGAGGACAAAAATTTTTACTTCAGGGTGTCATATTTACAGGAAAAGTAA
- the LOC142075384 gene encoding uncharacterized protein LOC142075384 isoform X2 — protein MLLRSGRKMPYKVSLRGRRSVQGQCLLRTVKTASGKSETLKCYILTEDSKTVHFDIDEDGRHEISTKDSQSHEDIAWLSVFTRNESAVTDSKNLVILTQRSKLNEFVLLCKGKKQLSLKVLKACCSKPDYPLVERCNTKTCSHEDPDFKQLSEDNNFFIMHYQGDSVQFQCYEDKSYYLCVNDDSLDIRKPENKGHNEDKNFYFRVSYLQEK, from the exons ATGCTGCTCCGCTCAGGCCGCAAAATGCCGTACAAAGTGTCTCTCCGTGGAAGGCGGTCTGTTCAGGGGCAGTGTCTGCTGAGAACCGTGAAGACGGCTTCTGGAAAGTCAG AAACACTGAAATGCTATATACTGACTGAAGATTCAAAAACAGTGCATTTTGACATAGATGAAGATGGTCGTCATGAAATATCAACCAAGGATTCACAATCCCATGAAG ATATTGCGTGGTTAAGCGTGTTCACAAGGAATGAATCAGCAGTTACTG ATTCTAAAAATTTGGTGATCCTCACACAGAGATCAAAGCTTAATGAATTTGTCCTATTGTGCAAGGGTAAGAAGCAGCTCTCTCTGAAG GTCTTAAAAGCATGCTGTTCAAAGCCAGATTATCCTTTAGTGGAAAGATGCAACACGAAAACATGCAGCCATGAAGATCCTGACTTCAAACAG CTGAGTGAAGATAATAACTTTTTCATCATGCATTACCAAGGAGATTCAGTGCAGTTCCAATGCTACGAAGATAAAAGTTACTACCTGTGTGTGAATGACGACTCACTTGATATTCGCAAGCCGGAAAACAAGGGACACAACGAGGACAAAAATTTTTACTTCAGGGTGTCATATTTACAGGAAAAGTAA